One region of Drosophila subobscura isolate 14011-0131.10 chromosome J, UCBerk_Dsub_1.0, whole genome shotgun sequence genomic DNA includes:
- the LOC117895622 gene encoding spore coat protein SP65-like → MRFSFVLLLAVLGCFLLAQESGAATGTSTTVAATTSASATTTVASTATTTVAPSTATTTVAPSTSDTTTASSSSSGSSGSAAARRRTRAFIRRRRQLRRQRQERRRRRMLQLDARQRRLINQLRG, encoded by the coding sequence ATGCGCTTCTCATTTGTGCTTCTCCTCGCGGTCCTCGGCTGCTTCCTGTTGGCCCAGGAGAGTGGCGCTGCCACAGGCACGAGCACAACCGTCGCGGCTACAACCAGCGCTTCGGCTACAACTACTGTCGCGTCCACGGCCACCACAACAGTCGCTCCTTCCACCGCAACCACCACTGTTGCCCCTTCGACCTCGGACACGACCACGGCGTCATCCTCTTCCTCCGGTTCTTCTGGATCTGCAGCGGCCAGGCGTCGCACACGTGCCTTcattcgtcgtcgtcgtcagctAAGGAGGCAGCGCCAGGAGCGCAGGAGGCGTCGCATGCTACAGCTGGACGCGAGGCAGCGTAGGCTGATCAACCAGCTCCGCGGCTAA
- the LOC117895619 gene encoding uncharacterized protein LOC117895619, which translates to MLLNTLAVVPVLLALCHGSLAEKMMRPKFKEVKIWSDEKFVSHKVVYDSSDPHLNFSMEVHQELKDVDIHVEVRITNKVDSHYTTTLNTTLNVCRILGFANQSPVGRFVHGFIREFGNIIDNCPVAKGSYFINKFWWPEDPTTAMLPELEFEIIWQAHLLDAAKKRTLIMNDHFTGEFNVQDVNNLKPGIFAMLPKIA; encoded by the exons ATGTTGCTGAATACTCTAGCGGTGGTGCCAGTCCTGCTGGCCCTCTGTCATGGATCCCTGGCCGAG AAAATGATGCGGCCCAAGTTCAAGGAGGTGAAGATCTGGAGCGACGAGAAGTTCGTCAGCCACAAGGTGGTGTACGACAGCAGCGACCCCCATCTCAACTTCTCCATGGAGGTGCACCAGGAGCTGAAGGACGTCGACATCCACGTGGAGGTGCGCATCACCAACAAGGTTGACTCGCACTACACCACCACCCTGAACACCACCCTCAACGTGTGCCGCATCCTGGGTTTCGCGAACCAGTCCCCCGTGGGCCGCTTCGTGCACGGCTTCATCCGGGAGTTCGGTAACATCATCGACAACTGTCCCGTTGCCAAA GGCTCGTACTTCATCAACAAGTTCTGGTGGCCCGAGGATCCAACCACCGCCATGCTGCCCGAACTCGAGTTCGAAATCATCTGGCAGGCGCACCTGCTGGACGCCGCCAAGAAGCGCACTCTGATCATGAACGATCACTTTACTGGAGAGTTTAACGTTCAGGATGTGAATAACCTCAAGCCTGGCATATTCGCCATGCTACCCAAGATCGCCTAA
- the LOC117895620 gene encoding uncharacterized protein LOC117895620 → MREVLIRSCYYRVLLLLLVLCPMTGAWRSFKVILTSIEFEANAKIADLNMQLHNDSGDSRVSVDVTTHVDLPDVQLSINVGLETDKGSFSPLINRTVNFCKMMKQRSTDPLMRVMYDDLLKHGNIFKECPIRSGTYSLHNYKVDEEMLPSFLPEANFMFVLLILKPKNEKISRTTIYGRIDKSKGFDNLKRFSLG, encoded by the exons ATGCGTGAGGTGCTCATCCGAAGCTGCTACTaccgagtgctgctgctgctcttggtgCTTTGCCCCATGACAGGGGCATGG CGATCTTTCAAGGTGATCCTCACGAGCATCGAGTTCGAGGCCAATGCCAAAATCGCGGACCTCAACATGCAGCTGCACAATGACTCCGGCGACTCGAGAGTCAGTGTGGACGTCACCACTCATGTGGACCTCCCGGATGTCCAGTTATCGATCAATGTGGGCCTGGAGACGGACAAGGGCAGCTTCTCGCCTCTGATCAACCGCACCGTCAACTTCTGCAAGATGATGAAGCAGCGCAGCACGGATCCCCTGATGCGGGTCATGTACGACGATCTGCTGAAGCACGGCAATATCTTCAAGGAGTGCCCCATCCGGAGCGGCACCTACAGCCTCCACAACTACAAGGTGGACGAAGAGATGCTGCCCAGCTTCCTGCCGGAAGCCAATTTCATGTTCGTGCTCCTCATCCTCAAGCCCAAGAACGAGAAGATCTCGCGGACTACCATATACGGTCGCATTGACAAGTCCAAGGGATTCGACAACCTCAAGAGGTTCAGCCTAGGCTGA